In Phacochoerus africanus isolate WHEZ1 chromosome 1, ROS_Pafr_v1, whole genome shotgun sequence, the following are encoded in one genomic region:
- the SOX30 gene encoding transcription factor SOX-30 isoform X2: MERARQEPPPQPRQLPRATPPRPLRPAPPPLPVEGVSFRAAAAEPSPSPPAPCAAAIATVASSYGEAPASSVQPAARRLLQVKPEQVLLLPPGPPLPQTREEGAAASPAQARLLQLRPELLLLPPPLPASEGAPSRPELQPRTLHVKAEKQELGPGLDPSVGPRRVFEAGPKVSRATKVEGPRPDLDSSRGEEKGKLEAEEVMSYTLKGGEGKSLAALREGVIKTEEPERLRDDCRLGTESASNGLVHGSKDVILTQPSSAFGPHQQDLRIPLTLHTVPPGARIQFQGPPPSELIRLTKVPLTPVPIKMQSLLEPSVKIETKDVPLTVLPSDAGIPDTPFSKDRNGHVKRPMNAFMVWARIHRPALAKANPAANNAEISVQLGLEWNKLSEEQKKPYYDEAQKIKEKHREEFPGWVYQPRPGKRKRFPLSVSNVFSGTTQNIISTNPATIYPYRSPTYSVVIPSLQNTITHPVAHALIVGLPLAMEIFQVQCQNALVIMKTGTKNMRLCFQL, encoded by the exons atggagAGAGCCAGGCAGGAGCCGCCGCCTCAGCCCCGCCAACTGCCGCGGGCGACCCCGCCGCGCCCGCTGCGCCCCGCTCCGCCCCCGCTGCCCGTCGAGGGAGTTTCTTTTAGGGCAGCGGCCGCGGAGCCCTCTCCGTCACCGCCCGCCCCATGCGCGGCCGCCATTGCGACCGTGGCCTCGTCGTACGGGGAGGCCCCGGCGTCGAGCGTACAGCCCGCGGCACGGCGGCTCCTGCAGGTGAAGCCTGAGCAGGTGTTGCTTTTGCCCCCAGGGCCACCACTGCCTCAGACCCGGGAAGAAGGCGCAGCCGCCTCACCCGCGCAGGCGCggctgctgcagctgaggcccgaGCTGCTTCTGCTGCCGCCACCGCTGCCAGCGTCCGAGGGCGCCCCCAGCAGGCCCGAGTTGCAGCCCCGGACACTGCACGTTAAGGCGGAGAAGCAAGAGTTGGGGCCCGGCTTGGATCCGTCGGTGGGGCCTCGGAGGGTCTTTGAGGCAGGGCCTAAGGTCTCCAGGGCTACCAAGGTGGAAGGCCCCAGGCCGGATCTCGACAGCAGCcgaggggaagagaagggcaagtTAGAGGCGGAGGAGGTCATGAGCTACACGCTGAAAGGCGGGGAAGGCAAAAGCTTAGCGGCCCTCAGAGAAGGAGTCATCAAAACGGAAGAACCCGAGAGACTCCGCGACGACTGCAGGCTTGGCACAGAGTCCGCGTCCAATGGTCTGGTCCATGGCAGCAAGGATGTCATCCTGACCCAACCGTCTAGTGCCTTTGGGCCCCACCAACAGGACCTCAGGATCCCTTTGACTCTTCACACCGTACCGCCTGGGGCTCGGATCCAATTTCAGGGACCTCCACCCTCAGAGCTGATACGGTTGACCAAGGTCCCCTTAACACCAGTGCCTATTAAAATGCAGTCCTTACTGGAGCCTTCTGTAAAAATTGAAACCAAAGATGTCCCGCTCACCGTGCTTCCCTCAGATGCAG GAATACCTGACACTCCATTCAGTAAGGACAGAAATGGTCATGTGAAGCGACCCATGAATGCATTTATGGTTTGGGCAAGGATCCACCGGCCAGCACTAGCCAAAGCTAACCCAGCAGCCAACAATGCAGAAATCAGTGTCCAGCTTGGGTTGGAATGGAACAAACTTAGTGAAGAACAAAAGAAACCGTATTATGATGAAGcacaaaagattaaagaaaagcacagagaggAATTTCCTG GTTGGGTTTATCAGCCTCGACCAGGGAAGAGAAAACGCTTCCCTCTAAGTGTTTCCAATGTATTTTCTGGTACAACACAGAATATCATCTCTACAAATCCTGCAACAATTTATCCTTATCGCTCACCTACCTACTCTGTGGTAATTCCCAGCCTACAGAACACCATCACTCATCCAGTTG